A stretch of the Elephas maximus indicus isolate mEleMax1 chromosome 3, mEleMax1 primary haplotype, whole genome shotgun sequence genome encodes the following:
- the LOC126073653 gene encoding small proline-rich protein 2G-like, with translation MSYQQQQCEQPCQPPPVVCPPKCPEPCPPPKCPEPCPPPKCPPQPCQQKCPPTQIYQPCQQKCPPKSK, from the coding sequence ATGTCTTACCAGCAGCAGCAGTGCGAGCAGCCCTGCCAACCACCTCCTGTGGTGTGCCCACCTAAGTGCCCTGAGCCATGTCCCCCTCCaaagtgccctgagccatgcccACCCCCAAAGTGCCCACCTCAGCCATGTCAGCAGAAATGCCCTCCTACACAGATATACCAACCCTGCCAGCAGAAGTGTCCTCCTAAGAGCAAGTAA